In one Arachis duranensis cultivar V14167 chromosome 9, aradu.V14167.gnm2.J7QH, whole genome shotgun sequence genomic region, the following are encoded:
- the LOC107467021 gene encoding protein NLP7 isoform X2, whose translation MPPLEILDRYCVIKERMTQALRYYKELTEQNVLAQVWAPVRNGNRFVLTTSGQPFVLDPHSNGLHQYRTVSLMYVFSADGEKEESLGLPGRVYQQKVPEWTPDVQYYSTKEYPRRDHAQHYNVRGTLALPVFEPSMQSCVGVLELIMTSQKINYAPEVDKICRALEAVNLKSSEILGHQYTQICNEGRQNALAEILEILTVVCETHNLPLAQTWVPCRHRSVLAHGGGLKKSCSSFDGSCMGKVCMSTTDIAFYIIDAHLWGFREACVEHHLQQGQGVAGRAFSSHSMSFCRNITRFCKIDYPLVHYALMFGLTSSFSICLRSSHTGDDDYVLEFFLPPRITDFNEQKALLGSILTIMKQHFQSLKIASGVELEQNALVETIEATIEGVHLRFESIPVRQDASPNVREELAQDPSLQKIMMGCNDGGSIGDQIPSLETKNTNKPSERKRGKTEKSISLEVLQRYFAGSLKDAAKSLGVCPTTMKRICRQHGISRWPSRKINKVNRSLSKLKRVIESVQGAEGAFALNPLSTSPLPFPEHSTPNKFSQQASPTEPQIRENELDASKVLETTRIARAQCLEKMVNDKSGSIREVGKETKGPRAKSCSSADSTNPTSHGSCHGSPPIESSPVKDIFITSNNDQCVGLRSPEATMQPPNNTLSYPTTCTMPDMVATELQEPFGGMLVEDAGSSKDLRNLCPSVAEAIVEDMAPEPCRTNPPFSGLAPKQCMDPLKETVTPFAARIEMKTVTIKATYREDIIRFRVSLNCGIVELKEEVAKRLKLEVGTFDIKYLDDDHEWVLIACDADLQECIDVSRSSASNIIRVLVHEITSNLGSSCESSG comes from the exons CGGTGTCCCTGATGTATGTGTTTTCGGCGGAtggagagaaagaagaaagtcTTGGACTTCCTGGTCGAGTTTATCAGCAAAAAGTACCAGAATGGACACCTGATGTTCAGTATTATTCTACTAAGGAGTATCCTCGCAGAGATCATGCACAACATTACAATGTCCGCGGTACCTTGGCTTTGCCTGTCTTTGAACCTTCAATGCAGTCTTGTGTAGGTGTGTTGGAGTTGATCATGACTTCACAGAAGATTAACTATGCTCCTGAAGTTGACAAAATTTGCAGAGCCCTTGAG GCAGTGAATTTGAAGAGTTCAGAAATTTTAGGCCACCAATACACTCAG atttgtaaTGAAGGCCGCCAGAATGCGCTAGCAGAGATCTTGGAGATATTGACAGTGGTTTGCGAAACTCACAATTTACCTTTGGCGCAAACATGGGTTCCATGTAGGCATCGGAGTGTTCTGGCCCATGGAGGTGGCCTAAAGAAAAGTTGTTCAAGTTTTGATGGTAGTTGCATGGGGAAAGTTTGCATGTCTACAACTGATATAGCATTCTATATCATAGATGCTCATTTATGGGGTTTCCGAGAGGCCTGTGTCGAACATCACTTACAGCAAGGTCAAGGGGTTGCTGGCAGGGCTTTTTCTTCACATAGCATGAGCTTCTGTAGGAACATTACCCGATTCTGCAAAATTGATTACCCTTTAGTTCATTACGCTCTCATGTTTGGGTTAACTAGCTCCTTTTCAATCTGTTTGCGAAGCTCGCACACCGGAGATGATGACTATGTATTAGAGTTTTTTCTGCCACCTAGGATCACAGACTTTAACGAACAGAAGGCTTTGTTGGGATCCATATTGACAATAATGAAACAACATTTCCAGAGCCTTAAGATTGCTTCTGGTGTTGAACTTGAACAGAATGCTTTGGTTGAAACTATTGAAGCAACAATTGAAGGAGTTCATCTGAGGTTTGAATCTATTCCAGTTAGACAGGATGCTTCACCAAACGTGAGGGAGGAATTGGCACAAGATCCGTCGTTGCAGAAAATAATGATGGGCTGCAATGATGGAGGGAGTATTGGTGATCAGATACCCTCCTTAGAAACCAAAAACACAAATAAGCCATCAGAGAGGAAACGTGGGAAAACTGAGAAATCAATAAGTCTTGAAGTTCTGCAACGTTATTTTGCTGGGAGTCTTAAGGATGCTGCAAAGAGCCTTGGTG TTTGCCCCACTACAATGAAGCGCATCTGCAGGCAGCATGGGATATCCCGTTGGCCATCTCGAAAGATCAACAAAGTTAACCGTTCCCTGTCCAAGCTCAAGCGTGTTATTGAATCAGTCCAAGGTGCCGAAGGAGCATTCGCTTTGAATCCTCTGAGCACAAGTCCTCTTCCCTTTCCTGAGCATTCTACTCCAAACAAGTTCAGCCAGCAAGCCTCTCCAACTGAACCTCAGATAAGAGAAAATGAATTAGATGCCTCTAAAGTTTTAGAAACAACCAGAATTGCCAGAGCACAGTGTCTCGAGAAAATGGTTAATGATAAAAGCGGTTCTATTCGGGAGGTAGGGAAGGAAACAAAGGGGCCTAGAGCAAAGAGTTGCTCTAGTGCAGATAGCACAAATCCTACTTCTCATGGTTCATGCCATGGTAGCCCTCCTATCGAAAGCTCGCCCGTAAAAGATATATTCATTACATCAAACAATGATCAATGTGTTGGTCTAAGGTCACCAGAGGCAACAATGCAGCCGCCGAATAATACACTGAGCTACCCAACGACTTGCACTATGCCTGATATGGTGGCAACAGAACTTCAAGAGCCATTCGGAGGAATGCTGGTAGAAGATGCCGGAAGTTCCAAAGACTTGAGAAACCTATGTCCTTCTGTAGCTGAGGCAATTGTGGAGGACATGGCCCCGGAACCTTGCCGGACTAATCCTCCATTTTCTGGGTTGGCTCCCAAGCAATGCATGGATCCCCTTAAGGAGACAGTGACACCTTTTGCAGCTAGAATAGAAATGAAGACTGTCACTATTAAGGCAACATATAGAGAAGATATCataaggtttagggtttcttTGAATTGTGGAATTGTGGAACTGAAAGAAGAAGTTGCCAAAAGGTTGAAACTAGAAGTAGGTACTTTTGATATCAAGTACCTTGATGATGATCATGAATGGGTTTTGATAGCATGTGATGCAGATCTACAAGAGTGCATAGATGTTTCAAGATCATCAGCAAGTAACATAATAAGAGTTTTGGTGCATGAAATAACTTCCAATCTTGGAAGCTCATGCGAGAGCTCAGGGTAG